Proteins encoded by one window of Parabacteroides sp. FAFU027:
- the uxaC gene encoding glucuronate isomerase: protein MKKFMDENFLLENETAQKLYHEHAAKMPIIDYHCHLNPEFIAKDRKFDNLGQIWLEGDHYKWRAMRTNGVDERFCTGKDTSDWEKFEKWAETVPYTMRNPLYHWTHLELKTGFGVDKILKPEAAKEIFDVCTAKLRTPEYSARGLMKHYNVEAVCTTDDPIDSLEYHIALKNEGFEVKVLPTWRPDKAMAVEVPAEFRAYIEKLSEVSGVSISKYSDVIDALRKRHDFFAEVGCKLSDHGIEEFYAEDYTQAEIDVIFNKVYGGKELTHEEILKFKSAMMVEFAVMDCEKGWTQQFHYGAIRNNNSRLFKNLGPDTGFDSIGDFTVAKSMSKFLNRLDTNNQLAKTILYNLNPRDNDLITTMIGNFQDGSVAGKIQFGSGWWFLDQEVGMINQMNSLSVLGLLSRFVGMLTDSRSFLSYPRHEYFRRILCNLIGKDVERGALPASEIEFMGKMVEDISYNNAKNFFQF from the coding sequence ATGAAAAAATTCATGGACGAGAACTTTCTTCTCGAAAACGAAACAGCCCAAAAGCTGTATCATGAGCACGCGGCTAAGATGCCGATTATCGACTATCACTGTCACCTGAATCCCGAATTTATCGCTAAAGACCGCAAGTTTGACAACCTCGGTCAGATCTGGTTGGAAGGTGACCACTACAAATGGCGTGCAATGCGTACCAACGGTGTGGATGAGCGTTTCTGTACCGGAAAAGATACTTCTGATTGGGAGAAATTCGAGAAATGGGCTGAAACAGTGCCTTACACCATGCGTAACCCGCTTTATCACTGGACTCACCTGGAATTGAAAACAGGGTTCGGTGTGGATAAAATCCTGAAACCGGAGGCTGCAAAAGAAATTTTCGATGTGTGTACCGCTAAATTGCGTACTCCTGAATATTCTGCACGCGGTTTGATGAAGCATTACAATGTGGAAGCGGTATGTACTACTGATGATCCGATTGATTCATTGGAATACCACATCGCGTTGAAAAACGAAGGTTTCGAAGTGAAAGTGTTGCCAACATGGCGTCCTGATAAAGCGATGGCTGTTGAGGTTCCTGCTGAATTCCGTGCTTATATCGAGAAATTGTCTGAAGTATCAGGCGTTTCTATCTCTAAATATTCTGATGTAATCGATGCGTTGCGCAAACGTCACGACTTCTTCGCTGAAGTGGGTTGTAAATTGAGCGACCACGGTATCGAAGAGTTCTATGCTGAAGATTATACTCAGGCTGAAATCGATGTTATCTTTAATAAAGTATATGGCGGCAAAGAGCTGACTCACGAAGAAATCCTGAAATTTAAATCAGCAATGATGGTTGAATTTGCAGTGATGGATTGTGAAAAAGGATGGACTCAGCAGTTCCACTACGGCGCTATCCGTAACAACAACTCACGTCTGTTCAAAAATCTCGGACCGGATACAGGTTTCGACTCAATCGGTGACTTTACCGTTGCTAAATCAATGTCTAAATTCCTGAACCGTCTGGATACCAACAATCAGTTGGCAAAAACGATCCTTTACAACCTGAACCCACGCGATAACGACCTGATCACTACTATGATCGGTAACTTCCAGGATGGTAGTGTAGCCGGAAAAATCCAATTCGGATCAGGCTGGTGGTTCCTTGATCAGGAAGTAGGTATGATCAACCAGATGAACAGCTTGTCTGTGTTGGGTCTGCTGAGCCGCTTCGTAGGTATGTTGACCGACTCACGCAGCTTCCTTTCTTATCCTCGTCACGAGTATTTCCGTCGCATCTTGTGTAACCTGATCGGTAAAGATGTGGAGCGTGGTGCTCTTCCTGCAAGTGAAATCGAATTCATGGGCAAAATGGTAGAAGATATCAGCTACAACAACGCTAAAAACTTCTTCCAGTTCTAA
- a CDS encoding bifunctional 4-hydroxy-2-oxoglutarate aldolase/2-dehydro-3-deoxy-phosphogluconate aldolase produces MARFTKIQTITAMSQTGMVPVFYHKDVEVAKQVVKACYEGGVRAFEFTNRGDFAHEIFGELVKWAAVECPEMVMGIGSIVDPATAALYLQLGANFVVGPLFNPEIAKVCNRRLVPYTPGCGSVSEVGFAQELGCDLCKVFPGDVVGPAFVKGLKAPMPWSLLMVTGGVKPEEANLKGWFDAGVTCVGMGSNLFPAEEIKAQNWAAITEKCRNAFAIINKVRK; encoded by the coding sequence ATGGCAAGATTCACTAAAATCCAAACAATAACAGCCATGTCACAGACCGGTATGGTGCCTGTGTTCTACCACAAAGATGTGGAAGTGGCAAAACAAGTAGTAAAAGCATGTTACGAAGGCGGTGTTCGCGCTTTCGAATTCACTAACCGCGGTGATTTCGCACACGAAATCTTCGGTGAGTTGGTAAAATGGGCTGCTGTAGAGTGTCCCGAAATGGTGATGGGTATCGGTTCAATCGTTGATCCTGCTACTGCTGCATTGTACCTTCAGTTGGGTGCAAACTTCGTAGTGGGTCCGTTGTTCAACCCTGAAATCGCAAAAGTATGTAACCGTCGCCTGGTTCCTTATACTCCGGGTTGTGGTTCTGTATCAGAAGTAGGTTTCGCTCAGGAATTGGGCTGTGACCTTTGCAAAGTATTCCCTGGTGACGTAGTTGGTCCTGCATTCGTGAAAGGACTTAAAGCGCCAATGCCATGGAGCTTGTTGATGGTAACCGGCGGTGTTAAACCGGAAGAAGCTAACCTCAAAGGTTGGTTTGATGCAGGTGTTACCTGTGTAGGTATGGGTTCTAACCTGTTTCCTGCAGAAGAAATTAAAGCTCAGAACTGGGCTGCTATAACAGAGAAATGTAGAAATGCATTTGCCATAATAAATAAAGTTAGAAAGTGA
- a CDS encoding tagaturonate reductase gives MKALNRQNVSASQYPERIIQFGEGNFLRAFVDWIVWNMNKKADFNSSIVVVQPIENGMVDMLNDQDCLYHLNLQGLDKGKQVDSIELIDVISRGLNPYTQFDEYMKLAENPEMRFVVSNTTEAGIAFDPACKLEDAPAKSYPGKLTQLLYHRFKTFNGAADKGLHIIPCELIFHNGTELKKCIEQYIELWNLGADFKAWFETACGVYCTLVDRIVPGYPRDTINEILEKVQVEDKLVVKAEIFHLWVIEAPESLAKEFPADKAGLNVLFVPSEKPYHDRKVTLLNGPHTVLSPVGYLSGLDTVREIVEDEVTGKFVQKAMFEELLSTLDLPEKELAEYGESVVERFRNPFVKHFVTSIMLNSFPKFKTRDLPGLKIYLERKGELPAALTLGLAGIITYYKGGKRGDVEIVPNDDKAIIDLLAELWKTNDVAAVAKGVLGAEFIWDEDLNKVPGLTEKITGYLASIQEKGMLETVKGII, from the coding sequence ATGAAAGCTTTAAACAGACAAAACGTGAGCGCCAGCCAATATCCTGAGCGCATTATTCAGTTCGGTGAAGGTAACTTCCTCCGCGCATTCGTTGATTGGATCGTATGGAACATGAACAAAAAAGCTGACTTCAACAGCAGCATCGTAGTGGTTCAACCCATCGAAAACGGTATGGTAGATATGCTGAACGATCAGGATTGCCTTTACCACCTTAACCTGCAAGGTCTTGACAAAGGTAAACAAGTGGACAGCATCGAACTGATCGACGTGATCAGCCGTGGTCTAAACCCTTACACTCAGTTTGATGAATACATGAAACTGGCTGAAAATCCTGAAATGCGTTTTGTTGTTTCTAATACAACTGAAGCGGGTATCGCTTTCGATCCTGCTTGCAAACTGGAGGACGCTCCTGCTAAATCTTACCCTGGCAAACTGACTCAGTTGCTTTACCACCGTTTCAAAACCTTCAATGGCGCAGCTGACAAAGGTCTTCACATCATCCCATGTGAGTTGATCTTCCACAATGGTACTGAATTGAAAAAATGTATCGAGCAATACATCGAATTGTGGAACCTGGGTGCAGACTTCAAAGCATGGTTCGAAACTGCATGTGGTGTTTACTGTACTTTGGTTGACCGTATCGTTCCGGGTTACCCAAGAGATACCATCAACGAAATCCTTGAAAAAGTACAGGTTGAAGATAAATTAGTGGTTAAAGCTGAAATCTTCCACTTGTGGGTAATCGAAGCTCCTGAATCATTAGCAAAAGAATTCCCTGCTGATAAAGCCGGCTTGAACGTATTGTTTGTACCAAGCGAAAAACCTTACCACGATCGTAAAGTTACTTTGCTGAATGGCCCTCACACTGTATTGTCACCTGTAGGTTATCTGTCAGGTCTGGATACAGTAAGAGAAATCGTAGAAGACGAAGTAACCGGCAAATTCGTACAAAAAGCGATGTTCGAAGAGTTGCTTTCTACCCTTGACCTTCCTGAAAAAGAGTTGGCTGAGTACGGTGAGTCAGTGGTTGAGCGTTTCCGCAACCCATTCGTAAAACACTTCGTAACCAGCATCATGCTGAACTCATTCCCTAAATTCAAAACCCGCGACCTGCCAGGTTTGAAAATTTATCTGGAAAGAAAAGGCGAATTGCCGGCAGCGTTGACTTTGGGTCTTGCAGGTATCATTACTTACTACAAAGGTGGCAAACGTGGTGATGTGGAAATCGTTCCTAACGACGACAAAGCAATCATCGACCTGTTGGCTGAATTGTGGAAAACCAACGATGTTGCCGCAGTAGCTAAAGGTGTACTGGGCGCTGAGTTCATCTGGGACGAAGACCTTAACAAAGTTCCTGGTTTGACTGAGAAAATCACCGGTTACCTGGCTTCTATCCAGGAAAAAGGTATGCTGGAAACAGTAAAAGGAATTATCTAA
- a CDS encoding sugar kinase — MKKVVTFGEIMLRLATPGYQRFIQSTEFTATYGGGEANVAVSLANYGMNAEFVTRLPKNDIAKACLSSLHKYGVNTNNVIYGGDRLGIYFLETGAVARASKVVYDRANSSIADIKPGMIDWKEVLKGADWFHWTGITPALSQGAADACLEAIKTANELGVPVSTDLNFRKNLWKYGKTAAEVMPALVEGCDVILGNEEDAEMVFGIKPEGFDSHHTGGEVNAAEFESVCTQLMKRFPRAKKVIVTLRGSINANHNTWRGCLYSDGSLKVSKDYDITHIVDRVGGGDSFMGGLIYGLLTYTTDDQKALEFAVAASCLKHTIYGDFNLVTVEEVEKLMGGDASGRVSR; from the coding sequence ATGAAAAAGGTTGTAACTTTTGGAGAAATCATGCTCCGTCTGGCCACTCCGGGCTATCAGCGTTTTATTCAGTCTACTGAGTTCACTGCAACTTATGGTGGTGGTGAAGCTAACGTAGCAGTATCTTTGGCTAACTACGGAATGAACGCTGAGTTCGTAACCCGTTTACCTAAAAATGATATCGCTAAAGCATGTTTGTCAAGCCTTCACAAATATGGCGTTAACACAAACAACGTAATTTACGGTGGCGATCGTTTGGGTATCTACTTCCTTGAAACAGGTGCTGTAGCACGTGCAAGTAAAGTGGTTTATGACCGTGCCAACTCTTCAATCGCTGACATCAAACCCGGTATGATCGACTGGAAAGAGGTGTTGAAAGGCGCTGACTGGTTCCACTGGACCGGTATCACTCCTGCTCTTTCTCAGGGTGCTGCTGACGCTTGTCTGGAAGCTATCAAAACAGCTAACGAATTGGGCGTGCCGGTTTCTACTGACCTTAACTTCCGTAAAAACCTTTGGAAATACGGTAAAACTGCTGCTGAGGTAATGCCTGCTTTGGTAGAAGGTTGTGACGTAATCCTGGGTAACGAAGAAGATGCTGAAATGGTATTCGGTATCAAACCGGAAGGTTTCGATTCTCACCACACCGGTGGCGAAGTGAATGCTGCTGAATTCGAATCAGTATGTACTCAGTTGATGAAACGTTTCCCACGCGCTAAGAAAGTAATCGTGACTCTTCGCGGTTCTATCAACGCTAACCACAATACATGGAGAGGCTGTTTGTATTCTGACGGTTCTTTGAAAGTATCAAAAGACTACGATATCACTCACATCGTTGACCGCGTAGGTGGTGGTGATTCATTCATGGGTGGTTTGATCTACGGTTTGCTGACTTACACAACTGATGATCAGAAAGCGCTTGAATTTGCAGTTGCAGCATCTTGCCTGAAACACACTATCTACGGTGACTTTAACCTCGTAACTGTTGAAGAGGTTGAGAAGCTGATGGGCGGTGACGCTTCAGGACGAGTATCAAGATAA
- a CDS encoding LacI family DNA-binding transcriptional regulator, whose protein sequence is MNKSTDKIRIVDIARLAGVSAGTVDRVLHNRGSVSEESRIKIENALKTMNYRPNVYASVLALKKKFQFVCILPIYNEGDYWEKVEEGIQRAADEFAPLNVSMRYIYFNQYDVYSCRLAFEKVMQSEPDAVLFPPFFKEESKIFAEGLSEKSIPFVLLDSLITKPEPLAYFGQDSFQSGLIAAKLLMLSMQQDSTIALFHTYRIGNLGSNQTLERKKGFLHYLNNHFPECNTTTVELNAVNPEQNRLAIKSLLESNPNIKGAVIFNSLTYMVAGYLEDFGRTDIQVIGYDLLDRNVEFLKKGVVNYLIAQRPEVQGYNGVKALCDFLVFKQLVKQINYMPIDILTGENINYYTSY, encoded by the coding sequence ATGAATAAATCTACCGATAAAATAAGAATTGTGGACATTGCCCGTCTGGCAGGCGTGTCAGCAGGAACAGTGGACAGGGTACTGCACAACCGGGGAAGCGTATCAGAAGAGAGCCGCATCAAGATTGAGAACGCGCTCAAGACGATGAACTACCGCCCCAACGTATATGCCTCAGTACTGGCGCTGAAGAAGAAGTTTCAGTTCGTGTGCATTTTACCTATATATAATGAAGGGGATTATTGGGAAAAAGTGGAAGAGGGTATCCAGAGAGCGGCAGACGAATTTGCCCCGCTGAATGTCTCGATGCGCTACATCTACTTTAACCAGTATGATGTCTACTCCTGCCGGTTGGCTTTTGAGAAAGTAATGCAATCAGAACCCGATGCGGTACTTTTCCCTCCTTTCTTTAAAGAGGAGTCAAAAATATTCGCCGAAGGTCTATCAGAAAAAAGTATTCCGTTTGTGTTGCTCGATTCTTTGATTACAAAACCGGAGCCTCTCGCCTACTTTGGACAGGATTCGTTTCAAAGCGGATTGATTGCGGCTAAATTACTGATGCTATCCATGCAACAGGATTCGACCATCGCCCTGTTTCATACTTACCGGATCGGAAATCTGGGTTCTAACCAGACATTGGAACGCAAAAAAGGCTTCCTGCATTACCTGAACAACCATTTTCCCGAGTGCAATACGACCACAGTGGAGCTCAATGCCGTCAACCCCGAACAGAACCGACTGGCGATAAAGAGCTTGCTGGAAAGCAACCCCAACATCAAAGGGGCCGTTATCTTTAACTCGCTGACCTATATGGTAGCTGGGTATCTGGAAGATTTCGGACGGACAGACATACAAGTGATCGGTTATGACCTGCTCGACCGAAATGTGGAGTTCCTCAAAAAAGGGGTGGTTAACTACCTGATCGCCCAACGCCCTGAAGTACAGGGTTACAACGGTGTGAAAGCGCTGTGCGATTTTCTGGTATTTAAGCAACTGGTCAAACAGATCAATTATATGCCGATTGATATCCTGACCGGAGAAAATATTAATTATTATACCTCTTACTAA
- a CDS encoding MFS transporter, which yields MSTTNQVAEKVKGYRWTIVALLFFATTINYMDRQVIGYLKPLFSSPVSEGGLGWSNTDFALVTSWFTFFYALVTFLAGFIIDKIGTKLGLALSLIIWSVFGILNAFAGSMAYMHAIIRSLFGIGEAGNFPASIKTVAEWFPKKERALATGIFNSGSNVGAMIASLVVPAIAYATWFDGAIAGWKMAYIITGVVGFLWLFFWFALYSSPGKQKRLSKEEYDYIHSDDEVCDNPAEEDQASKVKWYKVLGYRQTWAFFMGKFLTDGIWWFLLFWLPDFMKQQFNMEGHAIMIPLFIVYGVAIVGSVSGGGFPMVFMNKGMEPYKARLLAMFIIAVLPVFLLATPYLGSTARFGDNAYIYALIVICIGAAAHQAFSANLFTTVSDMFPKKVVASVTGIGGLAGGIGGVLVQQLAGRLTDYHKGLGEAAATAQNLVGDAATAVVQSHVQNAYAIMFGLCGFAYLIAWTVIKLLVPKHKPITDL from the coding sequence ATGAGTACAACAAATCAAGTAGCCGAGAAAGTAAAAGGTTACCGTTGGACCATCGTAGCGCTGTTGTTTTTTGCAACAACGATCAACTACATGGACCGTCAGGTGATCGGTTATCTGAAGCCACTTTTCTCTTCACCCGTTTCTGAAGGTGGACTGGGATGGTCAAATACGGACTTTGCGTTAGTGACTTCCTGGTTTACTTTTTTTTATGCCCTGGTTACTTTTCTGGCGGGCTTTATCATCGATAAAATCGGTACCAAACTCGGATTAGCACTTTCATTAATCATCTGGTCTGTATTTGGTATATTAAATGCATTTGCCGGCAGTATGGCATATATGCATGCTATAATCCGTTCATTGTTCGGTATTGGTGAAGCTGGTAACTTCCCTGCATCTATCAAAACCGTAGCTGAATGGTTTCCTAAAAAAGAACGTGCGTTGGCTACCGGTATTTTCAATTCGGGATCTAACGTCGGAGCTATGATTGCTTCGCTTGTAGTACCGGCGATCGCTTATGCAACCTGGTTTGACGGAGCTATCGCAGGCTGGAAAATGGCTTACATTATCACAGGTGTTGTAGGTTTCCTTTGGTTGTTCTTCTGGTTCGCTTTATATTCTTCTCCGGGCAAACAAAAACGTTTGTCAAAAGAGGAGTATGATTATATCCACTCTGACGATGAAGTATGTGATAATCCTGCAGAGGAAGATCAGGCTTCAAAAGTAAAATGGTATAAAGTATTAGGTTACCGTCAGACCTGGGCATTTTTCATGGGTAAATTCCTGACTGACGGAATCTGGTGGTTCCTGTTGTTCTGGTTGCCTGACTTCATGAAACAGCAGTTCAATATGGAAGGCCATGCGATCATGATTCCTCTGTTCATTGTCTATGGTGTTGCCATCGTTGGTAGTGTATCCGGAGGAGGTTTCCCGATGGTATTCATGAACAAAGGCATGGAGCCTTATAAAGCACGTTTGCTGGCGATGTTCATCATCGCAGTATTGCCTGTGTTCCTGTTGGCTACACCATATCTTGGTAGTACAGCCCGTTTCGGCGACAATGCTTATATCTATGCATTGATCGTAATCTGTATCGGAGCAGCAGCTCACCAGGCGTTTTCTGCAAATCTGTTTACTACCGTTTCGGATATGTTCCCTAAGAAAGTGGTAGCATCTGTAACCGGCATCGGTGGCCTTGCCGGTGGTATCGGAGGTGTATTGGTTCAGCAGCTTGCAGGTCGTCTGACTGACTATCACAAAGGTCTCGGAGAAGCTGCAGCTACTGCTCAAAACCTGGTTGGCGATGCTGCAACAGCGGTAGTTCAGTCGCATGTGCAAAATGCTTACGCGATCATGTTTGGTCTTT